From one Melioribacteraceae bacterium genomic stretch:
- a CDS encoding DUF5683 domain-containing protein encodes MKKILLIILISSAIFAQVENEFLFTGDIRIDSKNIYSQQQPELDQEEVYNQHKKSAFLSALMSIALPGSGQFYNGDYWKSAIFLAVEAAAITLGVIYDGKGDDQTDFYENYADQNWDVKQYAQWTLDNANRINSLVDPTEFNLFDNQGNLIWSELNRLESAIGKWYSHRLPRQGDQQYYEMIGKYQQFNAGWVDFTEDPNDPYDYGDPLTNNFLYYSEQRGLANDYYNVAKWAVIGIVTNHILSAVEAAFATGAYNRRLESQLNIKREQIGFHTEYYPELSLRINF; translated from the coding sequence ATGAAAAAAATCTTGTTAATAATATTAATTAGTTCAGCAATTTTTGCTCAAGTCGAAAACGAATTTTTATTCACAGGCGATATAAGAATTGATTCAAAAAATATTTATTCTCAACAACAGCCTGAATTAGATCAAGAAGAAGTTTATAATCAGCATAAGAAATCTGCTTTCCTATCAGCACTGATGTCAATTGCATTACCCGGTTCCGGTCAATTTTATAATGGTGACTATTGGAAGTCTGCAATATTTCTAGCCGTGGAAGCAGCAGCAATTACATTGGGTGTTATCTATGACGGAAAAGGTGATGACCAAACGGATTTTTATGAAAATTATGCCGATCAAAATTGGGACGTGAAACAATATGCACAATGGACTTTGGATAATGCTAATAGAATTAATTCATTAGTTGATCCAACCGAGTTTAATCTCTTCGATAATCAAGGAAATCTTATTTGGTCTGAATTAAATCGTTTAGAAAGTGCAATCGGTAAATGGTACTCACATCGTTTACCGAGACAAGGTGATCAGCAGTATTACGAAATGATTGGGAAATATCAACAGTTCAATGCCGGCTGGGTTGATTTTACAGAAGATCCAAATGACCCGTATGATTATGGTGATCCTCTAACCAATAATTTTCTCTATTATTCCGAACAACGCGGTCTTGCTAACGATTATTATAACGTTGCAAAATGGGCGGTTATTGGAATTGTAACAAACCATATTTTAAGTGCGGTTGAAGCAGCCTTTGCAACCGGTGCTTATAATAGAAGACTTGAATCACAATTAAACATCAAGCGAGAACAAATCGGTTTTCATACCGAATATTATCCTGAATTATCGCTTCGAATTAACTTTTAA
- a CDS encoding biopolymer transporter Tol, which produces MKKISRIILPLIIAAITLNAQYNEYEPDYEWLTIETENISVHYHPEAERTARVVTQIMEDVWDPICKLYRYEPDRVHFVIKDIDDYANGATYFFDNKIEIWASSLDFDLRGTHNWLRNVISHEFTHLVQIQASMKLTRNLPAVYLQFLNYEDKRRPDILYGYPNFIASYPIPTINIPAWFAEGTAQYMRTEFDYDNWDTHRDMILRSYALDGKMLTWNQMGVFNKTSLGNESVYNSGFALTRYISQKYGEDKLREISNTLGKTFNFTIDAAFEDVLGKDGNEIYNEWSSYITEDYENRTSEVKSNLVTGDIIRDEGFGNFYPIFTEDGKRIIYISNKNADYFSLSSIFEYNLETKEEKLIESGIRSTIGLIPGSNKIVYAKLDDDNDNSVEVHDLYIYDIDEEDEKRLTYGWRANNPSVSNDGKKIAFLIQRDGTTNLAICDIDGKNYLRLTNFKNGEQVYNPKFSNDNSHIIFDYSYHHGRDIAKVNIDGTDFEFLVQTEKDERNAVYDLDNNLIYASDETGIFNLYKLDKVSGERKRISNVTGGAFMPSVNPDGDIVYSGYNSSGYKIFYLGKDEQTKVDESKQYSWIGNPPLDISKPDESAIITNIDRLKNFNDYDIKKYDSKSYTGSFTNLSFYPFIRYDNYNTSNDLTDRIKPGVYISSNDILNRFGFFAGGSINKRLERDLFLIFDYRDKLPLIYNLGLKPELSVELYSISREANVDLVFDSLDAANNTVATDVTYNLFEVDFVVKHKIFKSINDFEFRYIFSQYTATLGSFIFPNTSILYPTTNDKYFIGSNFQFKLRFDSKIPTIDNDINPVGREVDIQYNYEMNRYNDEGQYEIDDGVLKPLYNDYTFHRLELNYREHIETFKNHTLSARLRTGTIVGPAVPDFFDFYLGGLTGMRAYPFYALSGNEVAWLNVTYRFPLFRNIDTRIGHLYIDKIYLAVHGDIGNAWNGDIPSFDTFKKGAGFEVRIKMNSFYLFPTSIFFNAAYSFDQFTTRILNEDISYGKEWQFYGGLLFDFSI; this is translated from the coding sequence ATGAAGAAAATTTCCAGAATTATTTTGCCTTTGATAATTGCCGCAATAACATTGAATGCACAATACAACGAATACGAACCTGATTACGAATGGTTAACTATTGAGACCGAAAATATATCGGTACATTATCATCCCGAAGCTGAACGAACAGCAAGAGTTGTAACTCAAATTATGGAAGATGTTTGGGATCCGATTTGTAAACTCTACAGATATGAACCTGATAGAGTTCATTTTGTAATAAAAGATATAGATGATTACGCAAACGGTGCTACATATTTTTTTGATAACAAAATTGAAATTTGGGCTTCATCATTAGACTTCGATTTACGCGGAACACACAATTGGCTGCGAAACGTTATTTCTCATGAGTTTACTCATTTAGTTCAAATCCAAGCATCGATGAAACTAACCAGAAATTTGCCTGCTGTTTATTTACAATTTCTAAATTATGAAGATAAACGTCGACCCGATATACTTTATGGCTATCCAAACTTCATTGCCTCCTATCCAATTCCAACAATAAATATCCCGGCATGGTTTGCAGAAGGTACAGCGCAATATATGCGTACCGAATTTGATTACGATAATTGGGATACTCATCGGGATATGATCCTTCGTTCCTATGCACTTGATGGAAAAATGCTCACCTGGAATCAAATGGGTGTATTCAACAAAACAAGTTTAGGTAATGAATCGGTTTATAATTCCGGTTTTGCTTTGACAAGATATATCTCACAGAAATATGGTGAAGATAAACTTAGAGAAATATCTAACACGCTTGGTAAAACATTCAACTTTACTATTGATGCTGCTTTTGAAGATGTTTTAGGAAAAGATGGTAACGAAATCTATAATGAGTGGTCATCTTATATAACAGAAGATTACGAAAATAGAACTAGTGAAGTTAAATCAAATTTGGTTACCGGAGATATAATTCGTGATGAAGGTTTCGGAAATTTTTATCCAATATTCACTGAAGATGGAAAACGAATAATTTATATATCAAATAAGAACGCCGACTATTTTTCTCTTTCATCGATATTTGAATATAATCTTGAGACAAAAGAAGAAAAATTAATTGAATCGGGAATTCGTTCCACAATAGGTCTAATACCCGGAAGCAATAAAATTGTTTACGCAAAGTTGGATGATGATAATGATAACTCCGTGGAAGTGCACGATCTTTATATTTACGACATTGATGAAGAAGATGAAAAAAGACTAACATATGGATGGCGTGCTAACAATCCATCAGTATCTAATGACGGCAAAAAGATTGCATTTCTAATTCAGCGTGACGGAACGACTAATCTTGCAATCTGCGACATTGATGGTAAAAATTACCTGAGATTAACAAACTTCAAAAATGGTGAGCAAGTTTATAATCCAAAATTCTCAAACGATAACTCTCATATCATTTTTGATTATTCTTATCATCACGGGAGAGATATAGCTAAAGTTAATATTGACGGTACCGACTTCGAGTTTCTTGTTCAAACCGAAAAAGATGAACGCAACGCGGTATATGATTTAGATAATAATTTGATTTATGCTTCTGATGAGACCGGAATTTTCAATCTATACAAACTTGATAAAGTCTCCGGTGAACGAAAAAGAATCTCAAATGTTACCGGTGGCGCTTTTATGCCTTCGGTTAATCCGGATGGGGATATTGTTTATTCAGGTTACAATTCTTCCGGTTATAAAATATTTTATCTAGGTAAAGATGAACAAACTAAAGTTGATGAATCAAAACAGTATAGTTGGATAGGCAACCCGCCGCTCGATATTTCGAAACCTGATGAATCAGCAATAATTACCAATATTGATCGATTAAAGAACTTTAACGATTATGATATAAAAAAATATGATTCTAAAAGTTACACGGGATCTTTTACTAATTTGTCATTCTATCCTTTTATTCGTTATGATAACTATAATACATCGAATGATTTGACAGATAGAATTAAACCGGGTGTTTACATTTCGTCTAATGATATTTTAAACCGTTTCGGTTTCTTTGCCGGCGGCTCGATTAATAAAAGATTAGAACGCGATTTGTTTTTAATTTTTGATTACAGAGATAAACTTCCGTTAATATATAATCTAGGATTAAAGCCTGAGCTTTCAGTTGAACTTTATTCTATAAGCAGAGAAGCAAATGTTGATCTTGTTTTCGATTCCCTGGATGCTGCTAATAATACAGTAGCAACCGATGTAACTTACAATCTCTTTGAGGTTGATTTTGTTGTTAAGCATAAAATATTTAAAAGTATAAATGATTTTGAATTCAGATATATCTTTAGTCAATATACCGCGACACTTGGTAGTTTCATTTTTCCCAACACGTCAATCCTATACCCGACAACAAATGACAAATATTTCATTGGAAGTAATTTCCAATTTAAGCTTCGTTTTGATTCAAAGATTCCTACGATCGATAATGATATTAATCCTGTCGGAAGAGAAGTGGATATTCAATATAACTATGAAATGAATCGCTACAATGATGAAGGACAATATGAAATCGATGACGGAGTTTTAAAACCGCTTTATAATGATTACACGTTTCATAGACTCGAATTAAATTATAGAGAACATATCGAAACATTTAAAAATCATACATTATCAGCTAGATTGAGAACCGGTACTATAGTCGGTCCGGCCGTTCCGGATTTCTTCGATTTTTATTTAGGTGGGTTAACCGGTATGCGTGCATATCCCTTTTATGCTCTTAGCGGAAATGAAGTTGCTTGGTTAAACGTAACTTACAGATTTCCATTATTCAGAAATATTGATACGAGAATAGGGCATCTTTACATCGATAAAATTTACTTGGCGGTTCATGGTGATATTGGAAATGCTTGGAACGGTGATATACCTTCGTTCGATACATTTAAGAAGGGTGCCGGCTTTGAGGTAAGAATTAAAATGAATTCATTCTATCTTTTCCCGACAAGTATCTTTTTTAACGCAGCTTATTCTTTTGATCAATTTACTACTCGTATTTTGAACGAAGATATTTCATATGGTAAAGAATGGCAATTTTACGGCGGACTATTATTCGACTTCAGTATATAA
- the porV gene encoding type IX secretion system outer membrane channel protein PorV → MKKILLTFIIMMTFFGVMNRSYAQGEAAVPFLLLAPDSRAGGIGESGSGLADNSAAIFWNPAGIAFLTGSEVSITHSNWLPQFNLDLFYDYLTYRQFIEDIGGSVTASITYMNFGEFVRTSSSSPDPIGTFRSFDAALTLGYATKLSQDWGVGFNFRIIHSRLSDQPTENEQGSGVATSVSFDLAAMWRPSELDIPLIGDMSNRLSIGANLSNLGPKITYIDQAQSDPIPTNFRLGFAVRIFEDDYNSLTYTLDFSKLLVNRVDSGETKAEFYEAVFTAWADQPLSEELRDIVTSMGLEYWYGKPEDFMFALRAGFFYEDPSYGNRKFVTLGAGIRYDMYGFDFSYITTDMFQDGENHPLSDTLRFTLLIGWGSTPSQTKGFPRGI, encoded by the coding sequence ATGAAAAAGATCTTGTTAACATTTATAATAATGATGACATTTTTCGGAGTAATGAATAGATCGTATGCTCAAGGTGAAGCAGCAGTTCCGTTTTTATTACTAGCTCCTGATTCAAGAGCAGGCGGTATTGGTGAATCCGGTTCCGGTTTGGCGGATAACTCAGCAGCCATATTCTGGAATCCGGCAGGTATAGCATTTCTAACCGGTTCAGAAGTTAGTATTACACACAGTAATTGGCTGCCGCAATTCAATTTAGATCTATTTTATGATTACTTAACTTACAGACAATTTATTGAAGATATAGGCGGTAGTGTTACTGCCAGTATCACCTACATGAACTTTGGTGAATTCGTTCGAACATCATCAAGTTCACCTGATCCTATTGGCACTTTCCGATCATTTGATGCTGCATTAACACTCGGTTATGCGACAAAATTGAGTCAAGATTGGGGTGTTGGTTTTAACTTCAGAATCATTCATAGTAGACTTTCCGATCAACCGACCGAAAATGAACAGGGGAGCGGTGTTGCAACTTCTGTCAGTTTTGACTTAGCCGCAATGTGGCGACCTTCCGAATTAGATATTCCTTTGATTGGTGACATGAGTAATAGGCTCTCAATTGGTGCCAATTTAAGTAACCTTGGACCAAAAATTACTTATATCGATCAAGCTCAATCTGATCCTATTCCAACAAACTTTAGACTTGGTTTTGCTGTTCGTATTTTTGAAGATGATTATAACTCATTGACCTACACATTAGATTTTAGCAAACTTTTAGTAAATAGAGTAGATAGCGGTGAGACAAAAGCCGAATTCTACGAAGCAGTTTTTACAGCTTGGGCTGATCAACCGTTGAGTGAAGAATTAAGAGATATTGTAACTTCCATGGGATTAGAATATTGGTATGGTAAACCTGAAGATTTCATGTTTGCGCTACGAGCCGGTTTCTTCTATGAAGACCCTTCTTACGGTAATAGAAAATTTGTCACTCTCGGTGCCGGTATCCGTTATGATATGTACGGTTTTGATTTCAGTTATATAACAACAGACATGTTCCAAGATGGTGAAAACCATCCATTATCAGATACGCTTAGATTTACACTTCTCATAGGCTGGGGTTCAACTCCTTCACAAACAAAAGGATTTCCTCGCGGGATATAA